From Hermetia illucens chromosome 6, iHerIll2.2.curated.20191125, whole genome shotgun sequence, one genomic window encodes:
- the LOC119659626 gene encoding chymotrypsin-2-like, translated as MANRRSVSIVFSLVAILGFARGFSSKVEERPPPEELRIVGGYRTHEVIPYQVSIQSRAVENIVNRLIQTLLPFVKAEWTHVCGGAIISRRHVLTAAHCVFGSEPRDITVVAGTHDLAYRAYRHGVEKFAIHPDYREISSDIAIITIQENFLFGSKVQKIGYDGDYDIPPGSSCKFFGWGYLTPVRIGLNAFQLHGIELKTIPNEDCQAGEYAVTDTEICTSGSLVQGLCAGDSGGALTTWDQSNIIGIASYSSQLCGSGLPDVFTRVSKFVDWIKENVEGPVSTGDKNSTIV; from the exons atggctAATCGAAGGTCAGTGTCGATAGTTTTCTCGTTAGTTGCCATATTGGGTTTTGCAAGGGGTTTTTCGAGTAAAGTAGAAGAAA gaCCCCCGCCAGAAGAATTAAGGATAGTTGGTGGATATCGAACTCACGAAGTTATTCCGTATCAAGTGTCCATTCAAAGCCGCGCTGTTGAGAATATTGTTAACAGATTAATTCAAACCCTCTTACCATTCGTGAAGGCAGAATGGACTCACGTCTGTGGTGGCGCGATCATTAGCCGTCGTCACGTTTTGACTGCAGCTCATTGTGTTTTCGGCAGCGAACCCCGGGACATCACAGTTGTTGCcggaactcacgatttggcataCCGAGCTTACCGGCATGGTGTGGAAAAGTTTGCCATCCATCCTGACTACAGAGAAATATCGAGCGACATAGCAATCATTACCATCCAAGAAAACTTCTTATTCGGGTCTAAGGTGCAGAAAATTGGATATGATGGGGACTATGATATTCCTCCAGGAAGCTCTTGCAAATTCTTTGGATGGGGCTACCTGACTCCTGTACGAATTGGACTCAATGCCTTCCAGTTGCATGGAATTGAACTGAAAACCATACCAAATGAGGATTGCCAAGCTGGAGAGTATGCTGTTACTGACACCGAGATTTGCACTAGTGGAAGTTTAGTTCAAGGATTGTGTGCG GGTGATTCTGGTGGCGCTCTTACAACTTGGGATCAAAGTAATATTATTGGAATTGCATCGTACTCAAGTCAACTGTGCGGTTCCGGATTACCAGACGTGTTCACTAGAGTATCCAAATTCGTCGATTGGATTAAGGAAAATGTGGAGGGTCCAGTAAGTACGGGCGATAAGAACTCAACAATTGTGTGA